Proteins found in one Desulfobacterales bacterium genomic segment:
- a CDS encoding FAD-dependent oxidoreductase yields the protein MVEAGRSPNIEILTNAEFLSLDGRPGKFTANVRINPRYINADDCTACGLCTTYCPRHQVDEYNEGLAITRPIHIDYPQAVPATYFIDPRSCLYLQHETCQICVPVCQSKAIDFSQKPEERALEVGAVVLSPGFGRVPDQALAKYGYGKHPDVVTSLEFERLLNPSGPFQGEVRCLSDQRHPHKIAFIQCVGSRDLGCDNGYCSSVCCMYAIKEAMVAKEHDPEAEITIYYMDIRTQGKDFDAAQQRAEDKGIKFVRARVADVMPWGDHLQLTYATMDGSHRFDPYDMVVLSVGLDSPADAGKLAAISGIELNGYDFCATDTFSPLDTSRKGVFVAGAFQGPKDIPESVTQSSGVAGAVSSLLKKERGKGIIHKSYPAEKPLDEEVRIGVFVCHCGINIGSVVDVPGVSNYAGDMENVVYYTESLYSCSQDAQEVLKEKIKEHRLNRVVIAACSPRTHEPLFQETLKDAGLNRSLFEMVNIRDQCSWVHANEPEAATDKSKDLVRMAVAKARLIQPLPEQTVPVTSRALVVGGGVAGMTAALNLADQGFHCFLVEKKSSLGGFFQHLDHVKKLAGQVRKNKKIDLFTSAELLQTSGFVGNFSSVIKSEKKKGPVEDTIDHGVILIATGGREHRPATVLNNPIDFSAKTVLTQQELEKSLAGKSRNRAPDSVVMVQCAGSRGDGLGYCSKICCSSAVKNALKIKEINPKSQVVVLFRDIRTYGYNEDIYQQAREQGVLFIPYTLDRKPAITQKGNRIEVSFFDPILRDEVNLKPKMLVLSTGIVPESTDYLSKLLKVPVNQNRFYLEAHVKLRPVELPVAGVYVSGLAHSPKPVDEIIVQAQAAAAKAAIPMVRGYVSVDPIVSNVDKETCIGCSLCASLCPYQAIRMVKQDKKKKAETIVASCKACGICASHCPTFAISMGGFTNEQIVSQIEAFGGIKEEATEE from the coding sequence TTGGTCGAGGCCGGTCGGTCTCCAAATATCGAGATTCTTACAAACGCCGAGTTTCTTTCACTGGATGGAAGGCCCGGTAAATTCACCGCCAACGTCCGGATCAATCCCCGTTACATCAATGCGGACGACTGTACGGCCTGCGGCCTGTGCACCACCTACTGTCCCCGGCACCAGGTCGACGAGTACAACGAGGGACTGGCCATTACCCGGCCGATCCATATCGACTATCCCCAGGCGGTGCCAGCCACCTATTTCATTGATCCGCGCAGCTGTCTCTATCTCCAGCATGAGACCTGCCAGATCTGTGTGCCGGTCTGCCAGAGCAAGGCCATTGATTTCAGTCAGAAACCCGAGGAACGGGCCCTGGAGGTCGGCGCGGTGGTGCTCTCGCCCGGTTTCGGCCGGGTTCCGGACCAGGCCCTGGCCAAGTATGGCTACGGCAAACATCCGGACGTGGTCACCAGCCTGGAGTTCGAGCGGCTGCTCAACCCCTCCGGCCCGTTCCAAGGCGAGGTCCGCTGTCTTTCCGACCAGCGCCATCCCCATAAGATCGCCTTTATCCAGTGCGTGGGCTCCCGGGATCTGGGCTGCGACAACGGCTACTGCTCCTCGGTCTGCTGCATGTATGCGATCAAGGAGGCAATGGTTGCCAAGGAGCATGACCCCGAGGCGGAGATCACCATCTACTACATGGATATCCGCACCCAGGGCAAGGACTTTGACGCGGCCCAGCAGCGGGCCGAGGACAAGGGGATCAAGTTTGTCCGGGCCCGGGTCGCCGATGTGATGCCATGGGGCGATCACCTGCAGCTGACCTATGCCACCATGGACGGCAGTCACCGCTTTGATCCCTATGACATGGTGGTCCTTTCGGTGGGCCTTGATTCGCCGGCCGATGCCGGCAAGCTGGCCGCGATCAGCGGGATTGAGTTGAATGGATACGATTTCTGCGCCACTGATACCTTCAGCCCGCTGGACACCTCCAGGAAGGGGGTCTTTGTTGCCGGCGCCTTCCAGGGCCCCAAGGATATTCCGGAGAGCGTCACCCAGTCCAGCGGGGTTGCCGGGGCGGTTTCCTCGCTCTTAAAGAAGGAACGGGGCAAGGGGATCATCCATAAGAGCTATCCCGCTGAAAAGCCCCTGGATGAAGAGGTGCGGATCGGGGTCTTTGTCTGCCATTGCGGGATCAATATCGGCAGCGTTGTCGATGTGCCCGGGGTAAGCAACTATGCCGGGGACATGGAAAACGTGGTCTACTACACTGAAAGCCTTTACAGCTGCTCCCAGGACGCCCAGGAGGTGCTCAAGGAGAAGATAAAGGAGCATCGGCTGAACCGGGTGGTTATCGCCGCCTGTTCGCCGCGGACCCATGAGCCGCTCTTTCAGGAGACCCTGAAGGATGCCGGGCTCAACCGCTCGCTGTTTGAAATGGTAAATATCCGCGATCAATGTTCCTGGGTCCATGCCAACGAGCCCGAGGCGGCCACTGACAAGTCCAAGGATCTGGTGCGGATGGCGGTTGCCAAGGCCCGGTTGATCCAGCCCTTGCCCGAACAGACCGTGCCGGTGACCTCCAGGGCGCTGGTGGTCGGCGGCGGGGTGGCCGGGATGACCGCGGCCCTCAACCTGGCTGACCAGGGTTTTCATTGTTTCCTGGTAGAGAAAAAATCTTCGCTGGGCGGCTTTTTCCAGCATCTCGACCATGTCAAGAAGCTGGCCGGTCAGGTCAGGAAAAACAAGAAAATCGATCTGTTCACCTCGGCGGAACTCCTGCAGACCAGCGGGTTTGTCGGCAACTTCTCCTCGGTGATCAAGAGCGAGAAGAAAAAGGGCCCGGTCGAGGATACCATTGATCACGGGGTGATCCTGATCGCCACCGGCGGCAGGGAACATCGGCCGGCAACCGTGCTCAACAATCCCATTGATTTTTCCGCCAAAACAGTGCTCACCCAGCAGGAACTGGAAAAGAGCCTTGCCGGCAAGAGCAGGAACCGGGCCCCGGATTCGGTGGTCATGGTTCAGTGCGCCGGCTCCCGGGGCGACGGCCTGGGCTACTGCAGCAAGATCTGCTGTAGCAGCGCTGTAAAAAATGCGCTCAAGATCAAGGAGATCAACCCGAAGTCTCAGGTAGTGGTTCTCTTTCGTGATATCCGGACCTACGGGTATAACGAGGATATCTACCAGCAGGCCCGGGAGCAGGGGGTTCTCTTCATACCCTATACCCTGGACCGGAAACCGGCCATTACCCAGAAGGGCAACAGGATCGAGGTCTCCTTTTTTGACCCGATTCTCCGGGACGAGGTGAACCTGAAGCCGAAGATGCTGGTGCTGTCCACCGGGATCGTACCCGAGTCCACCGACTATTTGAGCAAGCTGCTCAAGGTGCCGGTGAATCAGAACCGGTTCTACCTGGAGGCGCACGTCAAGCTGCGGCCGGTGGAACTGCCGGTTGCCGGCGTCTATGTCTCCGGCCTGGCCCATTCGCCCAAGCCGGTTGACGAGATCATCGTCCAGGCCCAGGCCGCGGCGGCCAAGGCCGCCATCCCCATGGTCAGGGGGTATGTCTCAGTGGATCCGATCGTCTCCAACGTGGATAAGGAGACCTGCATCGGCTGCAGCCTGTGCGCCTCCCTCTGTCCCTACCAGGCCATCCGGATGGTCAAGCAGGATAAGAAGAAAAAGGCGGAAACCATTGTTGCCTCATGCAAGGCGTGCGGCATCTGCGCTTCCCATTGTCCGACCTTTGCCATCTCCATGGGCGGGTTCACCAACGAGCAGATCGTCTCGCAGATCGAGGCGTTCGGCGGGATCAAAGAAGAGGCAACCGAGGAATAA
- a CDS encoding FAD-dependent oxidoreductase, with amino-acid sequence MAEVKKSRAGSVMVVGGGIAGLQAALDLTDLGYYVYLVEKSAAIGGVMAQLDKTFPTNDCSL; translated from the coding sequence ATGGCTGAAGTAAAGAAGAGCAGAGCCGGATCCGTGATGGTGGTCGGCGGCGGTATCGCCGGTCTCCAGGCGGCTCTTGATCTGACCGACCTGGGATACTATGTCTATCTGGTGGAAAAATCCGCTGCCATTGGCGGGGTGATGGCTCAACTGGACAAGACCTTCCCGACCAACGACTGTTCGCTCTGA
- a CDS encoding acetyl-CoA decarbonylase/synthase complex subunit gamma, producing the protein MALTGIQILKMLPKTNCGECGIPTCLAFGMKVAAGQMEIGVCPYVSDEAKETIGEASAPPIRTIKLGAGDAAFTAGGETCMYRHDRRFENPTGIGVLVTTGMAGQDVDGRIERFNSLRYERVGVLMKADIIAVKDADGDGAAFSGLVKKVLDTAADATLVLMSDNPETLAEGARLCGDRKPLLYGATAGNADAMAGMAREAGCPLAVKGVDLDDAVTLSESLIKAGLKDLVIDTGARTMHAAFEDNIVARRAAVTKKFKPLGFPTIVFPGEMTDDPLMEAMISSVLIAKYAGMIILSDLQGDTLFPLFLERLNLFTDPQRPMVVKEDIYPINGPDENSPVLVTCNFSLTYFIVSGEIEGSKVPSWLLIKDTEGLSVLTAWAAGKFGADLIAQFLKKSGIEDKVKHRDLIIPGYLATIKGEIEEELPEWTITIGPREAGHLPAYLKEWKPAS; encoded by the coding sequence ATGGCTTTAACTGGTATTCAAATCCTGAAAATGCTCCCCAAGACCAACTGCGGGGAATGCGGGATACCGACCTGTCTGGCCTTTGGAATGAAGGTGGCGGCCGGGCAGATGGAAATCGGCGTATGTCCGTATGTGAGCGATGAGGCCAAGGAGACCATTGGCGAGGCCTCGGCGCCGCCGATCCGCACCATCAAGCTCGGGGCAGGGGATGCCGCTTTCACCGCCGGCGGCGAGACCTGCATGTACCGGCATGACCGGCGGTTCGAAAATCCCACCGGCATCGGGGTGCTGGTCACCACCGGGATGGCCGGCCAGGATGTGGACGGCCGGATCGAGCGCTTTAACAGCCTGCGCTATGAGCGGGTCGGGGTATTGATGAAGGCCGATATCATCGCGGTCAAGGATGCTGACGGTGATGGAGCCGCCTTTAGCGGATTGGTCAAGAAGGTCCTGGACACCGCGGCCGACGCCACCCTGGTGCTGATGAGCGACAACCCCGAGACCCTGGCCGAGGGGGCCAGGCTCTGCGGCGACCGCAAGCCGCTCCTGTACGGGGCCACTGCCGGTAATGCCGATGCCATGGCCGGGATGGCCAGGGAGGCCGGCTGCCCGCTGGCGGTCAAGGGCGTTGACCTTGACGACGCGGTGACCCTGTCCGAGAGCTTGATCAAGGCCGGTCTCAAGGACCTGGTCATTGATACCGGGGCCCGGACCATGCATGCCGCATTCGAGGACAACATTGTGGCCCGCCGCGCCGCGGTTACCAAAAAATTCAAGCCGCTCGGCTTTCCGACCATCGTCTTTCCCGGCGAGATGACCGACGACCCGCTGATGGAGGCGATGATCTCCTCGGTGCTGATCGCCAAGTACGCCGGGATGATTATCCTGTCCGATCTCCAGGGCGACACCCTCTTTCCGCTCTTCCTGGAACGGCTCAACCTGTTCACTGATCCGCAGCGGCCGATGGTGGTGAAAGAGGATATCTATCCGATCAACGGTCCGGACGAGAACTCGCCGGTGCTGGTCACCTGCAACTTCTCGCTCACCTACTTCATCGTCTCCGGCGAGATCGAGGGCAGCAAGGTGCCTTCCTGGCTGCTGATCAAGGATACCGAGGGGCTGTCGGTGCTCACCGCCTGGGCCGCCGGCAAGTTCGGCGCCGACCTCATCGCCCAGTTCCTCAAGAAGAGCGGCATTGAGGACAAGGTCAAGCATCGCGACCTGATCATCCCCGGGTATCTGGCCACCATCAAGGGCGAGATCGAGGAGGAACTGCCCGAGTGGACCATTACCATCGGCCCGCGCGAGGCCGGACATCTGCCCGCATACCTCAAGGAGTGGAAGCCGGCCTCTTAA
- the cdhC gene encoding CO dehydrogenase/CO-methylating acetyl-CoA synthase complex subunit beta, giving the protein MSKIICSAAIRGAHKIVDMAEEKYEEALKKHGPEQEVAFPNTAYFLPVIYSMLGAKVEKLGDMKDIFQECRKLLPEMVSDEIWLPYLASALDAGMATFFAEEMYEAVRYLNEPDFYTKTEDPTADNIWLGAADDIIFRKRGVEFVDGTAPGFAAIMGAPPDKEIASKIALELQEKNLYIFMHDHDHASGKSMPEQLVDNKVQVGWNTRLVPFGRSYTSAVFAIGFACRVAMAFGGIKPGDYRGNLIYNKDRTFAFVMAFGPVSDEWYANAAGAINWGFPTISDYDIPEVLPTGICTYEHVVSNVPHEEFVQKAIEVRGLKVSITKIDIPMSFGPAFEGERVRKDDLFMECGGGRTPAVEVLVSKDMGDVEDGLVIVEGPDIKDIEQGHNLPLAILVEVAGREMQSDFEPILERQFHHLINYIQGIMHMGQRNIMWLRIGKAAVEKGFSLAHIGKVLHGKLHQEFGAILDKIQVKIYTEPDQVEKVQEVARTVYAERDERLGTMTDETEEIFYSCTLCQSFAPSHVCVITPERVGMCGAYNWLDGKASYQINPTGPNQPIEKGECLDNNLGNFKGINDFVNQASRGAVPEVACYSLMTNPMTACGCFEAIAAMLPQCNGVMIVNRDYRGMTPSGMKFTTLAGMAGGGAQTPGFMGVSKHFLTSRKFLKAEGGLKRLVWLPKMLKEEIKDKLIARCKEEGMPELYEMIATEEQGETEEEILKFLKEKGHPALEMEAAV; this is encoded by the coding sequence TGGCCGAGGAAAAGTATGAAGAAGCGCTGAAGAAACACGGTCCTGAACAAGAGGTCGCCTTCCCCAACACCGCCTATTTCCTGCCGGTCATTTATTCAATGCTGGGCGCCAAGGTGGAAAAGCTGGGGGATATGAAGGATATCTTCCAGGAATGCCGCAAGCTTCTGCCGGAGATGGTCAGCGATGAGATCTGGCTGCCCTACCTGGCCTCGGCCCTGGATGCGGGCATGGCCACCTTTTTTGCCGAAGAGATGTATGAGGCGGTCCGCTATTTGAACGAGCCTGATTTCTACACCAAGACCGAGGATCCCACTGCGGACAATATCTGGCTGGGCGCGGCCGACGATATCATCTTCCGTAAGCGGGGGGTGGAGTTTGTTGACGGCACGGCCCCCGGGTTTGCCGCGATCATGGGTGCGCCGCCCGACAAGGAGATCGCCAGCAAGATCGCCCTGGAACTGCAGGAGAAGAACCTCTATATCTTCATGCATGACCATGATCACGCCTCTGGGAAGAGCATGCCCGAGCAGCTCGTCGACAACAAGGTCCAGGTCGGCTGGAACACCCGGCTGGTGCCCTTTGGCCGGAGCTACACCTCGGCGGTCTTTGCCATTGGTTTCGCCTGCCGGGTGGCCATGGCCTTCGGCGGGATCAAGCCCGGCGACTACCGGGGCAACCTGATCTACAACAAGGACCGGACCTTTGCCTTTGTGATGGCCTTCGGACCGGTTTCCGACGAGTGGTACGCCAATGCCGCCGGCGCCATCAACTGGGGCTTTCCCACCATCTCTGATTACGACATCCCCGAGGTGCTGCCCACTGGTATCTGTACTTACGAGCACGTGGTCAGCAACGTACCCCACGAGGAGTTCGTCCAGAAGGCCATTGAGGTGCGCGGTCTCAAGGTCTCGATCACCAAGATCGACATCCCCATGTCTTTCGGTCCGGCCTTTGAGGGCGAGCGGGTGCGCAAGGACGATCTGTTCATGGAGTGCGGCGGCGGCCGGACCCCGGCGGTCGAGGTGCTCGTCTCCAAGGACATGGGCGATGTCGAGGACGGCCTGGTCATTGTCGAGGGTCCGGACATCAAGGATATCGAACAGGGCCACAACCTGCCGTTGGCCATCCTGGTCGAGGTGGCCGGCCGGGAGATGCAGTCCGACTTCGAGCCCATCCTCGAGCGGCAGTTCCATCACCTGATCAACTACATCCAGGGCATCATGCACATGGGCCAGCGGAACATCATGTGGCTCCGGATCGGCAAGGCCGCGGTGGAGAAGGGTTTTTCGCTTGCCCACATCGGCAAGGTGCTGCACGGCAAGCTCCACCAGGAGTTCGGCGCGATCCTCGACAAGATCCAGGTCAAGATCTATACCGAGCCCGACCAGGTGGAAAAGGTCCAGGAAGTGGCCCGCACGGTATATGCCGAGCGCGACGAACGGCTGGGCACCATGACCGACGAGACCGAGGAGATTTTCTACTCCTGTACCCTGTGCCAGTCTTTCGCCCCCAGCCATGTCTGCGTGATCACCCCGGAGCGGGTGGGCATGTGCGGGGCCTACAACTGGCTGGACGGCAAGGCCTCCTATCAGATCAACCCCACCGGCCCCAACCAGCCCATTGAAAAGGGCGAGTGCCTTGACAACAACCTGGGCAACTTCAAGGGGATCAATGATTTTGTCAACCAGGCCTCCCGCGGCGCGGTGCCCGAGGTGGCCTGCTATTCACTGATGACCAACCCGATGACCGCCTGCGGCTGTTTCGAGGCCATTGCCGCGATGCTGCCCCAGTGCAACGGGGTGATGATCGTTAACCGCGATTACCGGGGCATGACCCCCAGCGGGATGAAGTTCACCACCCTGGCCGGCATGGCCGGCGGCGGGGCCCAGACCCCCGGTTTCATGGGGGTCAGCAAGCATTTCCTCACCAGCCGCAAGTTCCTCAAGGCCGAGGGCGGGCTCAAACGGCTGGTCTGGCTGCCCAAGATGCTCAAGGAAGAGATCAAGGACAAGCTCATCGCGCGGTGCAAGGAAGAGGGGATGCCTGAACTGTATGAAATGATCGCCACTGAAGAGCAGGGTGAGACCGAGGAGGAGATCCTCAAGTTCCTGAAGGAAAAGGGGCACCCGGCCCTGGAGATGGAAGCGGCGGTGTAA